The Streptomyces fungicidicus nucleotide sequence GACGCTGATCCTGGGCGTGCCGCGCGTGTTCGAGAAGGTCTACAACTCGGCGCGGGCCAAGGCGCAGGCCGACGGCAAGGGCAAGATCTTCGACAAGGCGGCGGACACGGCGATCGCCTACAGCCAGGCGCTGGACACCCCGTCCGGCCCGGCCCTCGGCCTGAGGATCAAGCACAAGATCTTCGACCGGCTGGTCTACGGCAAGCTGCGCGCGGTGCTGGGCGGGCGCGGCGAGTACGCCATCTCGGGCGGCGCCCCGCTGGGCGAGCGTCTGGGCCACTTCTTCCGCGGCATCGGCTTCAGCGTGCTGGAGGGCTACGGCCTGACCGAGTCGTGCGCGGCGACCGCGTTCAACCCGTGGGACCGGCAGAAGATCGGCACGGTCGGCCAGCCGCTGCCCGGGTCGGTCGTCCGGATCGCGGACGACGGCGAGGTGCTGCTGCACGGCGAGCACCTGTTCAAGGAGTACTGGAACAACCCGGCCGCGACCGCCGAGGCGCTGGCCGACGGCTGGTTCCACACCGGGGACATCGGCACCCTGGACGAGGACGGCTATCTGCGGATCACCGGCCGCAAGAAGGAGATACTCGTGACGGCGGGCGGCAAGAACGTCGCCCCGGCGGTCATCGAGGACCGGATCCGGGCGCACGCGCTGGTCGCGGAGTGCATGGTGGTGGGCGACGGGCGGCCGTTCGTGGGCGCGCTGGTCACCATTGACGAGGAGTTCCTGGGCCGTTGGTGCGCCGAGCACGGGAAGCCGGCGGGGTCGACGGCGGAGTCGCTGAGCCAGGACCCCGAGCTGCTCGCGGCGATCCAGCAGGCCGTCGACGACGGCAACTCGGCGGTCTCCAAGGCGGAGTCGGTGCGGAAGTTCCGGGTGCTGCCGGCGCAGTTCACCGAGGAGTCGGGGCACCTGACCCCGTCGCTGAAGCTGAAGCGGAACGTGGTCGCCAAGGACTACGCGCACGAGATCGAGGCGATCTACGCCAAGTAGGCAGCGGCGGGGCGCGGTTTGGGGCGCCCCGCGGGGTCCTACAGCAGCGCTTTCAGGTGTTCGGCCAGCAGGTCCCAGCGCCACTTGTCCTCGACCCATTCGCGGCCCCGCTGTCCCATTCTGCGGCGGAGTTCCCCGTCGGCGAGGAGGGCCGTGACGCGGTCGGCCGTGTCGGCGGGGGAGCCGCCGGGGACCACCCAGCCGGTCTCGCCGTCGAGGACCGCGTCCGGGGCGCCGCCGGAGTCGCCGGCGACGACGGGCAGGCCGGTCGCGGATGCCTCCAGGTAGACGATGCCGAGACCCTCGACGTCCAGTCCCCCGCGCCGGGTCCGGCAGGGCATCGCGAAGACGTCACCGGCGCCGTAGTGGGCGGGCAGCTCGGACCAGGGCACCGATCCGGTGAAGCGCACGGAGGCGGCGACGCCGGTGTCGGCGGCGAGGCGGCGCAGGTCCTTCTCGTAGGGGCCGCCGCCGACGATCAGCAGCACCGCGTCCGGCTCGGCGGCCAGGATCGCGGGCATCGCCCGGATCAGCGTGTCCTGGCCCTTGCGCGGCACCAGCCGTGAGACGCACACCACCACCGGCCGGTCGGTCAGCCCGAGCCGCGCCCGCACCTCCTCGCCGCCGGAACCGGGGTGGAAGGTCTTCTCGTCGACCCCGGGCGGCAGTTGCACCATCCGCGCGGCGGCCTCCGGGGTGAGCGCGGAGGCTATCCGGGAACGGGTGTACTCGCCGAGGTAGGTGATCGTGTCGGTGGACTCCCCGATCCGGCGCAGCAGCTGCCGTGCGGCGGGCAGCTGGGCCCAGCCGGCCTCGTGGCCGTGGGTGGTGGCCACGATCCGCTCGGCGCCCGCGCGGCGCAGCGCCGGCGCCATCAGCCCGAGCGGTGCCGCCGCCCCGAACCACACCGAGGTGCACCCGTGCTCGCGCAGCAGCCCGGCCGCCCGCCGGGTGGCGGCCGGCGTCGGCAGCAGCATGGTCGTGCGGTCGCGTACGACGGTGAAGGGCTGCTCGGCGTCGAAGGCGGCGGTGGCCTCGGCGCCCTCCCGGGAGCGCTTCCAGGTGGAGGCGTAGACGACGAGGCGCTCCGGGTCGAGACGCAGCGCCATGTTGTGCAGGAACGCCTGGATGCCGCCGGGGCGGGGCGGGAAGTCGTTGGTCACGATCAGGGTCTTGTGCATCGCCGCCGACCCTACCGAACGGGGTTGCGCCGTCCGCCACGGCCGCGCTCTGTGGCACGCGCACCGGCGTCCGGGACATCATGGCCCCTGACGGACACCGCACCGGACGGGCAGGGAACGCATGAGGACGACGGCCGCACGGGGCTCCCTCGCCCGGCTGCTGCTTCTGTGGGGCCTGACGCGGGCCGCCCTGCTGCTGTGCGTCCTGAAGGTGATCGTCTTCCCCGGGCCCGACGTCACCAGCGACGTGTCGGTGATCTACCGGGGCTGGTACGACGTGCTGCGCACCGGGACCTTCCCGCTGGACGACGTCACCTGGCAGTACCCGCCCGCCGCGGCCCTCGCGGTCCTCTCCCCCGGCCTGCTGCCGTTCCTGGAGTACGCCACCGCGTTCTTCGTGCTGGCCCTCGTCGCCGACCTGGTCACGCTCGCCCTGCTGCGGTACGCCGGGGGCGGTTCCGGGCGGTCGGCGCGCGGGGCCTGGGTGTGGGTGGCGGGCGTGCCGCTGCTCGGGCCGACGGTGTACGCGCGCTACGACGTGATGGTGACCGCGGTCGCCGTGGCGGCGCTGCTGGCGGCCGCCCGGTACCCCCGGCTGGCGGGGGCGCTCGCCGGTCTCGGGGCGCTGGTGAAGGTGTGGCCGGCGCTGCTGCTGCTCGGGGTGCGGCGGCGGTGCGCGTGGGTGTGGGCGGCGGTGACCGGGGCCGGGGTGGCCGCGCTGTTCGCCGTGCTGATGCCGGGGGCGTTCGCGTTCCTCACCTTCCAGCGGGACCGGGGCACGGAGGTCGAGTCGCTGGGGTCGCTCGTCTTCCATGTGGCCCGGCACCACGGCTGGGAAGGCGAGGTGCTGCTCCATTACGGCTCGGTCGAGTTCCTCGGCCCGTACGTGGGCTGGGTGAGCACCGGGGCGCTGGTGCTGAGCGGGGCCGCGCTCGGGTGGCTGGTGCTGTGGCGGCTGAGGGCGACGCGTTTCGAGGCGTGGACCGCGGCCGACGCGGCGTTCACGGCGGTGCTGATGTTCACGACGACGAGCCGGGTGATCAGTCCCCAGTACATGGTGTGGCTGGTGGGGCTCGGGGCGGTCTGCCTCTGCTTCCGGGGGAGCCGGATGGGGGTGCCGGTCGTGCTGGTGCTGGCGGCGTCGGCGGTGACGGTGCTGGAGTTCCCGGTGTGGTTCGCCCATGTGGTGGCGAGTGATCCGCTCGGGATCGCGCTGCTGGGGGCGCGCAACGGGCTGTTGGTTGCGGCGACGCTGGCGGCCGCGCGGGTGCTGTGGCGCGGGACGGTGGCCCGGCGGCGGGCGCTTCCGGCGGTGGGCGGGGTCGGGCGTGCGGCCCGGGCTCCGGTCTCGTCCTGACCGGCCCTTCGGGCTTCGGGGCAGGCACGACCGCCCGGGGTGGCGGGGTCAGGTCACGTCAGGGTGGCTTTCACGTAGTCCTGCCACTGGGCTGTGAACTCCTCGCGGGTCAGGGCGAGTACCCGGTGCATCGCGTCCTCGACGGCGCCCTCCCGGTCCTGGTGGGCGCCCACGGCGCGGTAGAACTCGCGCAGGCGGTCCTCGCCCCAGCGCTCGGCGATGAGGCGGCAGGCCAGCCAGCCGCTCTCGTAGGCGCGGGCCAGACGGTCCGCGTCGCCCGCGAAACCGAAGTCCTCGTCGTCGGGCAGCCCGGCGGGCACCTCGCCCCGGCCCACCGCGTACGCCAGCTCGGGCGCGGCCTCGTCGGGGTGTCGGTCGCCGCCGCGGTAGCCGACCCAGTCGGCGAACCCCTCGGACAGCCACAGCGGGGTGGCGGCGGAGGTGTGGGCGCGGGTGGCGACATGGGTGGTCTCGTGGGTGAGCACGATCTGCCGGCCCGGGTCGCCGAGCAGTCCGAACGCCTCCGGGTTGACGATGACCCGGTCCGCGGGCGCCCGCCCGCCCGTGCCGGTCGCGCCGGTGGTGACCGCGGCGATCCCCCGGTAGGAGGAGGCGGGCGAACCCAGCAGGCCCGCCATGCCCTCCAGGTTCGCCGGGACCAGGACGACCACGCGCCCGGCCCAGCGCGTGCCCCACGCGCCGGACACCGCGGGCACCGAGCGGTCGGCCAGCCCCGCGTAGTCGCGCAGCGTGTCGGCGGACTGCCCGACGCCCAGCACCAGGCTCCGCCCGCCCCGGACGGCGCGTACGGTCCCCTGGTCCCAGAGCTGCTGCCCCGACTTCGCCGCGGGCCGGTCGGAGTCGACGGACCAGCGGCCCTCCGCGTCCCGGCTCAGGCTCAGCGAGCGGGCGGTGACGACCGGGGAGCCGTCGTGGCCCTCGACCCGGTAGCTCAGGTCGGCGGCGGCGGTGGCGGTGTCACCGGTGCGGTCGAGGGCGGTGACGCGGTACGACCAGTCCGCGAGGGGCACCGCGCGCAGGCCGGCGAACCCGGTCCGGGTGCCGGTGCGGGCGTAGGCGGCGGCGTCGCGGTCGAGGACCGCCTCCGCGCGCCGGTCGAGGAGCGACTGCACCTCCGCGCGGGCGGCGTCGACGGCCGGTCCCCCGCCGCACGCCACCAGGGAGACGAGCAGCAGACACAGCGCCACCACCGACGCACCCGACACCCGCCTTCGACCAGCCACCTTCCCGAGGGTACGGGCGCCGCGCCGGTGCGGTCAGACCCTGGTGACCGACGAGACCGGCATCATGCCGACCGGGTCGTAGCGCACGGGGGCGCCGGGGTAGGGCGCGTGGATCACCTGGCCGTTGCCCATGTACATCCCCACGTGGGAGGCGTCGGAGCGGTAGACGACCAGATCACCGGGGCGCGCCTCGGAGAGCGGTACCTGCCGGCCGGCGTACCGCTGGGCCTGCGAGGTGCGCGGCAGCCCGACCCCGGCCTGCGCGTACGACCACTGGACAAGTCCGGAGCAGTCGAAGGAGGACGGGCCCGAGGCGCCCCACACGTAGGGCTTGCCCAGGGCGGAGCGAGCGGCCGCGACGGCGGCCGCCGCGCGGCCCGAGGCGGGGGCGCCTACCGGGCCGAGCAGGTCCGCGCGGGCGGAGCGGGTGGCGCGGTCCCAGGCGGCGCGTTCACCGTCCGGGAGGGAGTTGAGCAGCCGGCGGGCCTCGGCGAGCTTGCTCTCGACGGTCCGCTTGTGGGCGGCGACGGCCCTGCGGCTCCGCTCCAGCGCGGCGAGCCTGTCCGCCGCCTCCGAGCGGTCCTGGGAGAGGGAGCGCAGGGCGCTCCTCAGCCTCCTCAGTTCACCGGCCTGGTGGACGGTGATCCGGTCGAGGGCGGAGGCCTTCTCCAGGAAGTCCTGCGGGTCGTCGGAGAGCAGCAGGGCGAGGGAGGGGTCCAGGCCGCCGGAGCGGTACTGGGCGCCGGCGAGCGAACCCAGCGACTCCCGCATGGTGTTGACGCGCTGCTGCTGCCGGGCGATCCCGTCCTGCGCGGCGGCGATCTCCCGGCGCAGTCCGTCGGCGCGCTCGTCGGCCTCGTTGTACGCCTCGGTCGCCTTCTCGGCCTCCTGGTACAGGCGGTCCACCTCGGCCCGGGTGTCGCCCGGCGGCGTGGCCGCGGCCGGTACGGCGGCGAGGGCGGTGGCCGCGGCGGCCAGCAGCCCGAGGGAGGGGACGGCGCTCCGGCCGGATCCGGACGACGGTGCGGTACGACGATGGGACCCCACGGGAAGCCGCGCTCCTTCCGCTGGCGGACAGGGAAACGCGGCAGACAGTAGCCGTCCCGGCGGCCGGCGAAGCGTCGGCCAGGGCGGGCACATACGGTGACGCCCCGCCTGTGACCTGGGTCAGAGGCGGGGCGCGGGGAAGATCGACGCGGGTGCGAATCCCCCGAACGGGGGCACGCGGACAGTCCTAGACGCGGACGCCGAACATGAACGGGCCGCCGATGGTGTTCATCGACTCGTAGCGCACGACGGTGCCGGTGCGCGGCGCGTGGATGATCTGGCCGTTGCCCGCGTAAAGACCCACGTGGTGCAGGTCGTTGAAGAAGAAGACCAGGTCGCCGACCTTGAGCTGGCTCACCGAGTAGATCTTGGTGCCGGCGCCGGTCTGCGCCTCGGAGGTCCGCGGGATGCCGACGCCCGCCTGCGCGTACGCCCAGGAGGTCAGGCCCGAGCAGTCGAAGGAGGACGGGCCGGTGGCACCGTAGACGTAGGGGGTGCCGAGCTTGCTCTGCGCGGCGGCGAAGGCGGCGGCGGCGCGGCCGGAACCGGCCGGGACGTTGACGTTGAGCGCGTCACGCTCGCTGGCGCGGGTGGCGCGGCTCTCCTCCTGGGCGAGCTGGGCCTTCTCGGCGGCGGTGAGGCTGTTGAGCAGCTTCTGCGCGGAGGCGAGCTTGCCCTGGACTTCCTGCTTCTTCTTGCCCAGTTCGGTGCGGGTGGCGGAGAGGTCCTTGAGCTTCTCGGACGCCTCGGAGCGCTGCTGGGCGAGTTCGCGCTGCTTCTCCTGGATCTTCTTCAGCGAGTCGACCTGCTGGGTGCTCAGCTGGTCCAGGGTGGACGCCTTGTCGAGGTAGTCGTCCGGGTCGGCCGAGAGGAAGAGCTGGACGGAGGGGTCTATGCCGCCGCTGCGGTACTGGGCGCTGGCCATCGAACCGAGGCCGTCGCGCAGCTCGTTGAGCTCCTGCTGGCCCTTGGCGACGTTGTCCTGGATGGTGGAGATCTCCTTCTGGAGCTTCTCCTGCTTCTCCTTGGCCCCGTTGTACTTCTCGGTGGCCTGCTCCGCCTGCTCGTAGAGCTTGTCGACCTTGGCCTTGACCTCGTCCTTGCTCGGCTTCTCGCTCGGCGCGGCGTTGGCCGCCTGAGAGCTCATGACGACGGCAGCGGCGGCAGCGGTGGTGAGCACGGTCACGCGTGCGCGGCTCGGCTGCTTGGGACGACGGTGGGACGCCACGGAGACGAGCTCCTTCTCGAGAGTGATCGCGCGAGCGCGGGTTCGAAGGCTGACCATAGTGATTCTCTTGTGATCAGTTCAAATCCCTGGACACGAAATCTCCGTTACAGCGGGTTTATTGGGTCACAACTCACCTGCAGTGACGCATCCTTGACGCTACGTTGCGTGACGGTTCCGTCAATTCGGGCATAGCTGCCGTACGTTGCACGAGGGACGGATGCGAATGAGGTGTCAGGTAAGCCTTTTGAGGAGCACCGCCGAGGCGACCGGGCGGGCGCCGGCCCGTGCGACGCCGTCGGCGACCTCGCGGTCGGTGGAGGCGACGATGACGGGCCGCCCCGGCGGCTCGGCGCGCACCAGCTGACGGATCAGCTCGTCGGCGGTGACGCCCGGCTTGGAGAACAGCACCCGCACCCCGCGCGGCGGCGCCAGCAGCACCGGCGCGGCGAGTTCGGCGCCGTCGAAGACGCAGGTCACCTCGGCGCCGGTCTGGGCGGCGAGCTGGGCGAGCTGCCCCAGCAGCCTGAGCCGCTGCTTCTCCAGGGGCATCTGGGGATAGCCGGTCTTGGTGACGTTGTAGCCGTCGACGACCAGATGGGCCTGCGGCAGCGCCAGCAACTGGTCGAGGATGGCCGGGTCGTGCTCGGACAGCGCGCGGGCCGCGATGTCCTTCGGGGTCATACGGCCGGGCTCGACGGCGTCCACGGTCTCGGCGGGCCGGACGGACACCGGGGGCAGCGCCAGCTCCCGGCGGAGTCCCTGGGCGGCGTCCAGCACGGTGTCCAGCAGCAGCCGGACCCGCATGTCCTCCACGCTGCGGCCCTCCCGGGCGGCCCGGCGCGCGGCCTCCAGAGCGGCCTCGGTCTCCCCCAGGCGGGCCTTGAGCCGGCGGGTCTCGCTCTCGGCGGCGGAGACCTGGGCGTGCCCCTCGGCGCGCACGGACTCCATCTCGCCGCGCAGCTTGCGCAGCGCTGCCTCGCCGCGCTTGACGTCGCTGAGCGCGGAGCGCAGCTTGCGGTGCAGCGACTCGGACTCCTTCTTCGCCGCTTCCAGCTCGCCGCGCAGCCGCTCGGTCTCGGACCTGGTGTGCTCGCGGGCCCGGTCGAGGTCGGCGCGCAGCCGCTCCAGCTCGGCCCGGCTCTCCTCGCCGGCCCGCTCGGCGTCGGCGCGCTGCGCCTCCTCGCCGGCGGCGGTCACCAGCTTCACCCAGCCCGGCGGGCGGAGCACATAGGCCGCGGCCGCCACGTCGAGCGGGTCCGCGGCCGGGGGCGGGGAGCCGGAGTCCAGGGCGCCGGCCAGTTCCGGCTGGGCCTCTCTCAGCTTCTCCCCGATGCGCTGCCGGAACACCGGGTCGGTCTCCAGGGCCGCGGCCATGGCGTTGCCGGCGAACTTGGCGCGGCGGTTCGGGGCGAAGCGCGCGTACTGCCGCAGCTGGGCGGGCAGCTCGGCGACCGTGAGACCGCCGAAGCCGTCGGCGACGATCTGGACGACGCGGCGGCGCACTCCGTCGGGCAGCGGGCGGTCGAGCACCTCGGCGGCGCCTTCCTGCGGCCCCCCGCCCGTGGTCTCCACCATCCGTCACACCCCAATGCCTGTGGGCGGCCCCGTACGCGGGGTCACCGTCCGCGGGGCCTGCTCCCGCTCAGGAGCCGGCACCCGGCCTGTCCACGAGTTCCACCTGGTCCACGGCGTTGCACCAGCGGCACCGCACCGACTCGATCGTCTCACCGAGCACCTCGCGCTCCTCGACCCTGGGCTCTCCGGCCAGGTCGAGGTGGACGTACTCGACGACCTTCGACGAGCGGGTCACGTCGAAGCGGGTGAGGTTGCCGCAGAGGGTGCAGCGCCACCGCGTCGAGGCGGTCGGCAGTGGAACCGTCATCGTGGCTGTTCGCCTTCCTTCCAGTGTCCGTGACGCACCGGCTCCGCGGTGCGTGTGGCTCGTAACCCTACGGCCTGGCGGGTCTCCGTCGCCCGCCCGTCCACGGCGGCGAGGCGGTCTGCGCTGTTGCGTCCGGTTACGTCATGCTCTGTATTCATGATCCGCAAGTGGTACGCGCCGGCCGCCGGGACGGTCCGGGGCACCTCCGCGCCGGTGACCCGCACCCTCGTCGCACTGTGCTGCCTGGCCTTCCTCATCGGCCCGGCGGCGGGGCTCAACCCGGCGTACGGCTCCGGGGACGAACTCCTCGCCGCGCAGCGGGACTACTTCCGGCGCTGGGGCGTGATCCCCGCAGACCTGTTCGAAGGGTCCCCCGGAGGGCTGCTCACCCCCGCCACGGCGCTGTTCGTGCACGGCAGCTGGGTGCATCTGCTCGGCAACATGCTCTTCCTCCACGTCTTCGGGGCGATGACCGAGGCGCGGATGGGACGGGCCCGGTTCACCCTCTGCTACGCCGGCTGCGGCTGTCTCGCGCTGCTGGGGTACGCCGCCGCCAACGCGGGCTCCGAGCGGGCCCTGGTCGGCGCCTCCGGGGCGATCTCGGCGGTGCTCGGCGCGTTCCTGTTCCTGTTCCCCCGGGCCCGGGTGACCAGCCTCCTGCCGTTCCTGTTCTTCCTGCCCGTGCGCCTGCCGGCGTGGGTGGTGCTGCCGTTCTGGGCGGCGCTGCAGTGGGCGGCGGCGGGGCAGGCCGCCGAGGGACCGGGGGTGGCGTACCTGGCGCACCTGATCGGGTTCGGGCTGGGCTTCGGCTACGCGTGGGTGCGTTTCGGCAGGGCGACTACAGTGAAGGCCACCCCTGCTCCGGCCCCCGAGGGAGAGAACCAGCCGTGATCACCGCGATCGTCCTCATCAAGACCAGCGTGGACCGGATCCCCGAGATCGCGGAGCGGATCGCCGCGCTGGACAGTGTCAGCGAGGTGTTCTCCGTGACCGGCACCTACGACCTGATCGCCATGGTGCGGGTCCGTGACCACGAGGACCTCGCCGAGGTCATTCCCGGCCGGATCAGCAAGATCCCCGGCGTGGAGGGCACCGACACGCACGTGGCGTTCCGCACCTACTCCCAGCACGACCTCGAGGCGGCCTTCGCCATCGGTCTGGACAGCTGAGGCTCCCCGCTCCTCACGCGCCGGAAGGGCTGGACCCGGCCCTCCCGCCGTGCCGCACCAGTTCGCGCACCGCGCGCACGAACCGCTCGACGTGCTCGTCCGGCGTACCCGCCCCGAAGCTGACGCGGACGGCGCCGGAGGACTCCGGCGCACCGCACCCGCCCTCCGCCCGGGCGTCGCCGAGCAGCCCGCTCACCAGCGGGTGCGCGCAGAACAGCCCGTCCCGCACGCCGATGCCGTACTCGGCGGACAGCGCCGCGGCGAAGCGGGAGCCGGTCCAGCCCTCCACGACGAAGGAGAGCACGCCGACGCGCGGGGCGTCGTCCCCGAACAGCGACAGGAACCGCACCTCGGGAACGTCCGCGAGCCCCTCGCGGACCGTGCGGATCAGCCGCTGCTCACGCGCGGCCAGCGCCTCGAAGCCGGCCTCGGTGAGCGCCTTGCAGGCGGAGGCGATGGCGTGGGCGCCGATGACGTTGGGCGAGCCGGCCTCGTGGCGGGCGGCGCCCTCCTGCCACTCCACGTCCACTCCCCCGTCGGCCCGCCGGGTGACCTTGCGGCTGGCGCCGCCGCCGGCGAGGTAGGGCTCGGCCCGCCGCAGCCAGTCGGCGCGCCCGGCCAGCACCCCGGAGCCGAACGGGGCGTACAGCTTGTGCCCGGAGAAGGCCACCCAGTCGACGTCCAGCTCTCGCAGGCTCACCGCGTGGTGCGGGGCGAGCTGCGCGGCGTCAAGGACGATCCGGGCGCCGTGCGCGTGCGCGACGGCGGCCAGTTCCCCTACCGGCCACAGTTCGCCGGTGACGTTGGAGGCGCCGGTGACGCAGACCAGGGCGGGGCCGTGCGGGTCGCGTCCGGCGAGGGCGCGCTCCAGGGACTCCACCGCCTGCCGGGGGCTGCTCGGGGCGTCGAGGAAGGTGACGCGCGAACCCCGCCAGGGCAGCAGGGCGGCATGGTGCTCGGTCTCGAAGACGAACACCTCGCAGCCGTCGGGGAGCGCCGTGGCGAGCAGGTTGAGGGAGTCGGTGGTGGACCGGGTGAACACCACCTGGTCCCCGTCGCGGCAGTCGAGAAACCCGGCGACCGTCCGGCGGGCGTTCTCGAACAGGTCGGTGGAGAGCTGCGAGAGGTATCCGGCGCCCCGGTGCACGCTGCCGTAGTAGGGGGCGTACGCGGCCACGTCGTCCCACACCCGCTGGAGGGCCGGGGCGCTGGCGGCGTAGTCGAGGGCGGCGTAGGCGACCTCGCCCCCGGCGGCGACGGGGACGGTGACGTCCCGGCCCAGCACGGGCAGCGGGGCGCACACGGACCGGTCGGCGGCGGGGACGGCGGAGAGGGCGGAGACGGGCATGGCGGAACTCCCGGTGAGGCAGGCGGAATCCCCGCGCGAGCGGACGACGCTCCAGCGCGGAGTGAAAAGGGAAAGGGGATACGCAGAGGCGGGGCTCGGCGGCCCTAACGCATTCGCTTGCTCATGGAAGGCTCCTCGACGACCAGGACCCCTGGTGTGCGAGGGGTCCGCGCTTGCCGTGAGCCCTGCTGCCCACGGCCTGGTCTTCACCCGGGGCACCCCGCCACGGACGGAGGGTTGCCGGACAGCCGGCCGGGGCCTGATGGCTGTCACTCATGACCTGGAAGGAACGTACGTGAACTGATCGATGTCCCGCAACCCGTGTCCGGATCACGGGACATCGGTCCCGGGGAAAGCCGCCGCTAGGCGTTGCTGACGGTCACCCAGCGCTCCAGGAGCCGCTTGGCGGCCCCCGAGTCGATCGACTCGGCCGCCTTCGCCATCCCGGCGCCGAGCTGCTCCGTGAGGGTGCCGGAGCCGGGCTCCAGGGCCACCAGCGCGGCCGCCGAGTTCAGCAGCACCGCGTCCCGCACCGGTCCCCGCTCGCCGTCGAGGAGCCGGCGGGCGACCTCGGCGTTGTAGGAGGCGTCGGCGCCGCGCAGGGCCTCCACGGGCACCAGCTCGATGCCGACGTCGCGCGGGTCGAAGGTCTGCTCGTCGACCTTGCCGTCGCGGACCACCCACACCCGGGAGGTGGCGGTGGTCGTCAGCTCGTCCAGGCCGTCGTCGCCGCGGAACACCAGCGAGGAGTGACCGCGCCCGGCGAAGACGCCGGCGATGATCGGGGCCATCCGGGCGTCGGCCACCCCGATGGCCTGCGACCGCACCTTGGCCGGATTGGTCAGCGGGCCCAGGAAGTTGAAGACCGTCCGCACCCCGAGCTGCCCACGGGCCGCCGCGACATGACGCAGCGCCGGGTGGAACTTCACCGCGAAGCAGAAGGTGATCCCGGCCTCCTCGGCGACCTCGGCCAC carries:
- a CDS encoding AMP-dependent synthetase/ligase, which produces MREFSLPALYEVPADGNLTDIVHRNAAQHPDVAVIARKVGGAWQDVTATTFLAEVRAAAKGMIAAGVQPGDRVGLMSRTRYEWTLLDFAIWSAGAVTVPVYETSSPEQVAWILGDSGATACFVELDAHAATVESVRDRLPALKNLWQIEAGGVEELGRLGQDVTDGTVEERSSVARADDPATIVYTSGTTGRPKGCVLTHRSFFAECGNIVERLRPLFRTGECSVLLFLPLAHVFGRLVQIAPMMAPIKLGCVPDIKNLTDELASFRPTLILGVPRVFEKVYNSARAKAQADGKGKIFDKAADTAIAYSQALDTPSGPALGLRIKHKIFDRLVYGKLRAVLGGRGEYAISGGAPLGERLGHFFRGIGFSVLEGYGLTESCAATAFNPWDRQKIGTVGQPLPGSVVRIADDGEVLLHGEHLFKEYWNNPAATAEALADGWFHTGDIGTLDEDGYLRITGRKKEILVTAGGKNVAPAVIEDRIRAHALVAECMVVGDGRPFVGALVTIDEEFLGRWCAEHGKPAGSTAESLSQDPELLAAIQQAVDDGNSAVSKAESVRKFRVLPAQFTEESGHLTPSLKLKRNVVAKDYAHEIEAIYAK
- a CDS encoding glycosyltransferase family 4 protein; this translates as MHKTLIVTNDFPPRPGGIQAFLHNMALRLDPERLVVYASTWKRSREGAEATAAFDAEQPFTVVRDRTTMLLPTPAATRRAAGLLREHGCTSVWFGAAAPLGLMAPALRRAGAERIVATTHGHEAGWAQLPAARQLLRRIGESTDTITYLGEYTRSRIASALTPEAAARMVQLPPGVDEKTFHPGSGGEEVRARLGLTDRPVVVCVSRLVPRKGQDTLIRAMPAILAAEPDAVLLIVGGGPYEKDLRRLAADTGVAASVRFTGSVPWSELPAHYGAGDVFAMPCRTRRGGLDVEGLGIVYLEASATGLPVVAGDSGGAPDAVLDGETGWVVPGGSPADTADRVTALLADGELRRRMGQRGREWVEDKWRWDLLAEHLKALL
- a CDS encoding glycosyltransferase 87 family protein → MRTTAARGSLARLLLLWGLTRAALLLCVLKVIVFPGPDVTSDVSVIYRGWYDVLRTGTFPLDDVTWQYPPAAALAVLSPGLLPFLEYATAFFVLALVADLVTLALLRYAGGGSGRSARGAWVWVAGVPLLGPTVYARYDVMVTAVAVAALLAAARYPRLAGALAGLGALVKVWPALLLLGVRRRCAWVWAAVTGAGVAALFAVLMPGAFAFLTFQRDRGTEVESLGSLVFHVARHHGWEGEVLLHYGSVEFLGPYVGWVSTGALVLSGAALGWLVLWRLRATRFEAWTAADAAFTAVLMFTTTSRVISPQYMVWLVGLGAVCLCFRGSRMGVPVVLVLAASAVTVLEFPVWFAHVVASDPLGIALLGARNGLLVAATLAAARVLWRGTVARRRALPAVGGVGRAARAPVSS
- a CDS encoding C40 family peptidase, yielding MGSHRRTAPSSGSGRSAVPSLGLLAAAATALAAVPAAATPPGDTRAEVDRLYQEAEKATEAYNEADERADGLRREIAAAQDGIARQQQRVNTMRESLGSLAGAQYRSGGLDPSLALLLSDDPQDFLEKASALDRITVHQAGELRRLRSALRSLSQDRSEAADRLAALERSRRAVAAHKRTVESKLAEARRLLNSLPDGERAAWDRATRSARADLLGPVGAPASGRAAAAVAAARSALGKPYVWGASGPSSFDCSGLVQWSYAQAGVGLPRTSQAQRYAGRQVPLSEARPGDLVVYRSDASHVGMYMGNGQVIHAPYPGAPVRYDPVGMMPVSSVTRV
- a CDS encoding C40 family peptidase, with protein sequence MASHRRPKQPSRARVTVLTTAAAAAVVMSSQAANAAPSEKPSKDEVKAKVDKLYEQAEQATEKYNGAKEKQEKLQKEISTIQDNVAKGQQELNELRDGLGSMASAQYRSGGIDPSVQLFLSADPDDYLDKASTLDQLSTQQVDSLKKIQEKQRELAQQRSEASEKLKDLSATRTELGKKKQEVQGKLASAQKLLNSLTAAEKAQLAQEESRATRASERDALNVNVPAGSGRAAAAFAAAQSKLGTPYVYGATGPSSFDCSGLTSWAYAQAGVGIPRTSEAQTGAGTKIYSVSQLKVGDLVFFFNDLHHVGLYAGNGQIIHAPRTGTVVRYESMNTIGGPFMFGVRV
- a CDS encoding NYN domain-containing protein — its product is MVETTGGGPQEGAAEVLDRPLPDGVRRRVVQIVADGFGGLTVAELPAQLRQYARFAPNRRAKFAGNAMAAALETDPVFRQRIGEKLREAQPELAGALDSGSPPPAADPLDVAAAAYVLRPPGWVKLVTAAGEEAQRADAERAGEESRAELERLRADLDRAREHTRSETERLRGELEAAKKESESLHRKLRSALSDVKRGEAALRKLRGEMESVRAEGHAQVSAAESETRRLKARLGETEAALEAARRAAREGRSVEDMRVRLLLDTVLDAAQGLRRELALPPVSVRPAETVDAVEPGRMTPKDIAARALSEHDPAILDQLLALPQAHLVVDGYNVTKTGYPQMPLEKQRLRLLGQLAQLAAQTGAEVTCVFDGAELAAPVLLAPPRGVRVLFSKPGVTADELIRQLVRAEPPGRPVIVASTDREVADGVARAGARPVASAVLLKRLT
- a CDS encoding rhomboid family intramembrane serine protease; this encodes MIRKWYAPAAGTVRGTSAPVTRTLVALCCLAFLIGPAAGLNPAYGSGDELLAAQRDYFRRWGVIPADLFEGSPGGLLTPATALFVHGSWVHLLGNMLFLHVFGAMTEARMGRARFTLCYAGCGCLALLGYAAANAGSERALVGASGAISAVLGAFLFLFPRARVTSLLPFLFFLPVRLPAWVVLPFWAALQWAAAGQAAEGPGVAYLAHLIGFGLGFGYAWVRFGRATTVKATPAPAPEGENQP
- a CDS encoding Lrp/AsnC family transcriptional regulator — protein: MITAIVLIKTSVDRIPEIAERIAALDSVSEVFSVTGTYDLIAMVRVRDHEDLAEVIPGRISKIPGVEGTDTHVAFRTYSQHDLEAAFAIGLDS